Within the Echinicola sp. 20G genome, the region TTATTGAGTGAATCCATCCGTGTAAGTGATAAAGATCAAAAGTTAAAGCTACTCAATAATAATTACGAACCTTTTCTTGACCTAGAAGGATCAGAAATATATCAATACCTAAGTCCTTGGATACTGGTAAAAGGCAATGACAAATATGGCGCCTACCATGAATATGGCGAGCAAATCTTGAAGCCAGAGTATGATCATATTGACACGCATTATAACCAGCTATTAGGAAGAAAGGGAACCACCTATTTCCACTATGATATCGGGACCAAGGTGCTGAAGCCGATTGGATCTTTTGAGTCAGCCTATATTGCTCAAAATGGACAGGTTATTGCAAAAACTCCTGCGGGATATATGCTGCCTCTATCGGATAACCCCAACCAAATTTATCAAGACCTTCAACCAGTTTCAGACGGGGCTATTATCTCCCATGAGCCAAGTGGTTATGGCCTGATCAATCGGAAAGGCGATTACATTTTAGACCCAATTCTTGATACCTTAAAGTACTTGGAAGGCGATTTTTTTTATGGTTATAATGAAAACCAGTACATGCTACTAAAAGCGACAGAGGATGATGCAGACATCAGGTACAGCAGTTACCATAAAATCACATTGGAAAATGATGTAATCCTTGAGTACATTCATGGAAGACTGCGAAGGATAATGAAGAATGATGGAATTCTTCTGGATATCATGGGTATGGATCATGTAACCCGGATCGACAAAGACCACTATAATGTTTACTTCAAAAACGGCAGGGTTGGTCTTTTGGATAGCAAAGGTGTATGGAGAGTAGTGCCGTGCGACAGTGTCACTTCGATACTTCCTGGGCAAGAAGAGCTTTACGGTGCCTTAAAAGAGAGGCATTTTGGCTTTGTAAATAGAGCTGGAAAATTGGTTATCCCTAACAAGTTCGAAGCTGTCAATAAGTTCTCAGAGGGCTTAGCTGGTGTAAAGTTGGGGAACCTTTGGGGCTACACTGACAGGAATGGAACAACGGTCATTTCGCCACAATACGATGAAGTAGGAGAATTCCATCGCGGTATCTCTATTGTAAAAAAGGATGGTCGGGCAAACCTGGTAGATAAAAGCGGCAAGGAACTGCTGTCCCAATATTATGAGCAGATTTCCCTCTCAGATGACCAATATTATATCACTGAACAAGAAGGCCTCTATGGCATTATAGATCCATTGGGAAAAGAAATAACCGCACCAATTTTTGAATCTCTCCGCAGGGAAGGATATGATAAAATAATAGTTCAAAAAAATAATAAGTTCGGTATCCTTAATGAATCAGGAGAACTTTCTTTACCAGTTTATTATCAAAATATACTGATCGATAATGGAACTCAAAAAATACTGGCAGAAGACATTTATACTCCTCCTGTTTTAGATGAAGCCAAAGGAGGAAGAAAGAAAAAGAAGAAAAGTAAATGAGTACAAAAAGTAAAGGGCAAGGTTAGTTTAACCTTGCCCTTTACTTTTTTATTTCCTAGAGTAGCATTATTTGTCTCCTTTGGATTTGTTATCTCCTTTTTTACCTTCATCGGGCTTCGCAATGGAATCCCGCATTTCTGTATCGGACTTAATGTTTTCCATTTTATAATAGTCCATAATCCCGAGATTTCCAGAACGGAAAGCCTCAGAAATTGCTTTAGGCACTTCGGCCTCTGCTTCTACCACCTTAGCTCTCATCTCCACATTACGCGCTTTCATTTCTTGTTCCAAAGCCACAGCCATCGCCCTTCTTTCTTCCGCCTTAGCCTCAGCAACCTTTAAATCCGCAGAAGCTTGGTCAATCTGCAGTTTGGCTCCAATATTGGTACCTACATCAATGTCCGCAATATCAATGGACAATATCTCAAATGCAGTTCCCGCATCCAAGCCTCTTTCCAGTACCAACTTAGAAATCTTATCAGGATTTTCCAACACACTCTTGTGGGTTTTGGCAGAACCAATAGAGGTTACAATCCCTTCCCCTACCCTTGCCAAAATGGTATCTTCTCCAGAGCCACCAACCAACTGAGCGATATTGGCCCTCACTGTTACCCTTGCCTTGGCGATCAGCTGGATACCATCGGCAGCCACAGCGGCTACACTTGGTGTATTGATCACCTTAGGGTTAACGGAAATCTGAACCGCTTCAAACACATCTCTACCTGCCAAGTCTATTGCTGTAGCTTGCTTAAAAGACAAGTTAATATTGGCCTTATCTGCCGAAATCAATGCCCGGATCACATTTGGGACATTCCCTCCTGCCAGATAATGTGTTTCCAATTCATTGGTGGTCAAATTCAAACCAGCTTTGGTGGCAGTAATCAGTGAATTGACGATAATACTTGGTGGAACTTTTCGAATTCGCATCCCAATCAGCTCCCCAATGCCTACTTTGACATTGGCAAAAATCGCAGTGATCCACAGGTTGACAGGGACAAAATAAAGAAAGATAAATAGCAATATCAGCCCACCAAAGGCTGCAATTAAAATTATTGCCGAATTAGACATTTCCATAGTTTATTGTTTAATGATAATTCTGTTGTTTTCAAGTTGTTGAATTTCTACTTCTTGACCTGATGAGATAAAACCAGTGTTAGACTTCACCTCATAAATCTTGTCTCCAAATTCAGCTTTACCGTAAGGTTTAATATCAGAAAGTGTCCTTCCTCTTTGCCCCACTTCCAGGCCTACCAAGCGGTCATCGTATGTCCTTCCACTGATCGTATCCTTAAGGGAAAATCGCTTCCACAAACCAGACTTAAAACCATAAAAAATCACCAGGACATTAGCCAAAACAGCCCCTCCAAGCACATACATTGCTATCTGAAAGTCATAATGCTGAAAACTGTAGTAAACACCAAGCCCGCTAAAGATCACTCCTAAGACACCTACCAACGTAGTTCCTGGCACGAAAATCACCTCTAGCATTACCAGAAGAAGACCGATCAGCAGCAGCCCTATTATAATAGCCCAAGTCATAAAAATTTTAATTGATTAGCTGAAAATAGAGAGTTTTTCTGGGATTATAAAACGAAACTAAAAGTTTGGCCTTTACACCTCATTACGCTTTCTTTCCCTTAAAAAACTAAACCGCATCAAACGAGCCTCCTATGGTTTATAACCACTGCCAGCTAGTTGATGCGGTTTGCATGAACAGAAAAAATTATCAGTATGCCTTAGCAAAAAGCACCCTTCCCTTTGAAGGTTTTCCAGAAAGCACACAAGCCCCTTCTTCTTTTACTTGATCCAGTGGGATGCACCTGATTGTAGCCTTGGTCAGTTCTTTGATCTTATCTTCCGTTTCAGAAGTACCATCCCAATGCGCGGACACAAATCCACCTTTCTCTTCAATGACTTCCTGGAATTCTTCCCAGCTATTCACTTCGGTCGTATTCTCTTCTCTGAATTGAAGTGCCTTTTGATAAATGTTCTCCTGGATCTCATCAAGCTTTCCAGAAATATATTGATCTATTTCAACCTCATTCAAGTTGATCATTTCTTTCGTCAAAGTATCCCTTCTAGCTACTTCCACAGTATTGTTGGCCAAATCTCTCGGACCTAGAGCAATCCTCAAAGGAACTCCTTTGAGTTCATATTCAGCAAACTTCCAGCCTGGCTTTTGTGTATCTCTATGGTCAAATTTCACAGATATCCCCAAAGGCTTGAGCTTATCCATGATTTCATGAGCCTTCTCTTCTATTGCTTGCAGCTCTTCTTCACTCCTAAAAATCGGAACAATCACCACTTGAATTGGCGCCAGTTTTGGAGGCAGCACCAAGCCGTTATCATCAGAATGCGCCATAATCAATGCCCCCATCAGACGGGTACTTACACCCCAAGAAGTCCCCCAAACCAGATCAAGCCCTCCTTCTTTGGTTGCAAACTTCACATCGAAAGCTTTGGCAAAATTTTGACCGAGAAAATGGGAAGTCCCAGCTTGTAAAGCCTTTCCATCCTGCATCATTGCCTCAATACAATAAGTCTCCTCTGCTCCTGCAAAACGCTCATTCTCTGTTTTTACTCCTTTCACTACTGGCACACCCATGAACTCTTCCGCAAACTGTGCATAGACATTCATCATTTGCACGGTCTCCTCAACAGCCTCTTCTC harbors:
- a CDS encoding WG repeat-containing protein, with product MTSNLKKWIITISMSLIAFSVCQAQVYEVYDTQLNLVQKINNDHIFLLSESIRVSDKDQKLKLLNNNYEPFLDLEGSEIYQYLSPWILVKGNDKYGAYHEYGEQILKPEYDHIDTHYNQLLGRKGTTYFHYDIGTKVLKPIGSFESAYIAQNGQVIAKTPAGYMLPLSDNPNQIYQDLQPVSDGAIISHEPSGYGLINRKGDYILDPILDTLKYLEGDFFYGYNENQYMLLKATEDDADIRYSSYHKITLENDVILEYIHGRLRRIMKNDGILLDIMGMDHVTRIDKDHYNVYFKNGRVGLLDSKGVWRVVPCDSVTSILPGQEELYGALKERHFGFVNRAGKLVIPNKFEAVNKFSEGLAGVKLGNLWGYTDRNGTTVISPQYDEVGEFHRGISIVKKDGRANLVDKSGKELLSQYYEQISLSDDQYYITEQEGLYGIIDPLGKEITAPIFESLRREGYDKIIVQKNNKFGILNESGELSLPVYYQNILIDNGTQKILAEDIYTPPVLDEAKGGRKKKKKSK
- the floA gene encoding flotillin-like protein FloA (flotillin-like protein involved in membrane lipid rafts); protein product: MEMSNSAIILIAAFGGLILLFIFLYFVPVNLWITAIFANVKVGIGELIGMRIRKVPPSIIVNSLITATKAGLNLTTNELETHYLAGGNVPNVIRALISADKANINLSFKQATAIDLAGRDVFEAVQISVNPKVINTPSVAAVAADGIQLIAKARVTVRANIAQLVGGSGEDTILARVGEGIVTSIGSAKTHKSVLENPDKISKLVLERGLDAGTAFEILSIDIADIDVGTNIGAKLQIDQASADLKVAEAKAEERRAMAVALEQEMKARNVEMRAKVVEAEAEVPKAISEAFRSGNLGIMDYYKMENIKSDTEMRDSIAKPDEGKKGDNKSKGDK
- a CDS encoding NfeD family protein, with the protein product MTWAIIIGLLLIGLLLVMLEVIFVPGTTLVGVLGVIFSGLGVYYSFQHYDFQIAMYVLGGAVLANVLVIFYGFKSGLWKRFSLKDTISGRTYDDRLVGLEVGQRGRTLSDIKPYGKAEFGDKIYEVKSNTGFISSGQEVEIQQLENNRIIIKQ
- the proS gene encoding proline--tRNA ligase; this encodes MSKGLPKRSEDYSLWYNELVKKADLAENSAVRGCMVIKPYGYSIWEKMQQQLDQMFKDTGHSNAYFPLFIPKSYLSKEASHVEGFAKECAVVTHYRLKNSEDGKSVIVDPEAKLEEELIVRPTSETVIWSTYKNWIQSYRDLPLKVNQWANVVRWEMRTRLFLRTAEFLWQEGHTAHATREEAVEETVQMMNVYAQFAEEFMGVPVVKGVKTENERFAGAEETYCIEAMMQDGKALQAGTSHFLGQNFAKAFDVKFATKEGGLDLVWGTSWGVSTRLMGALIMAHSDDNGLVLPPKLAPIQVVIVPIFRSEEELQAIEEKAHEIMDKLKPLGISVKFDHRDTQKPGWKFAEYELKGVPLRIALGPRDLANNTVEVARRDTLTKEMINLNEVEIDQYISGKLDEIQENIYQKALQFREENTTEVNSWEEFQEVIEEKGGFVSAHWDGTSETEDKIKELTKATIRCIPLDQVKEEGACVLSGKPSKGRVLFAKAY